A stretch of Microtus ochrogaster isolate Prairie Vole_2 unplaced genomic scaffold, MicOch1.0 UNK91, whole genome shotgun sequence DNA encodes these proteins:
- the LOC101996679 gene encoding olfactory receptor 6S1 translates to MAPRGNHSDGMTEFVLAGFPNLNSTGVELFSVFFLIYLLTLTGNVLILGAVGADQRLQTPMYFFLSNLSCLEILITSVIIPKMLSNFLSKQHTISFAACIAQFYFYFFLGASEFLLLAVMSVDRYLAICRPLHYPLLMSGAVCVRVALACWVGGLLPVLGPTVAVALLPFCRQGAVVQHFFCDSGPLLHLACTNTTKLEEADFALAFLVIVSSLAITAASYGRIVLAVLRIPSASGRQKAFSTCSSHLMVVTLFYGSAMFLYVRPSQSGSVDANWSVTVITTFVTPLLNPVIYALRNDRVKEALTDMFRKARAALSENSFLSESLRKKTVS, encoded by the coding sequence ATGGCTCCACGTGGGAACCACAGCGACGGGATGACAGAGTTTGTCCTGGCCGGCTTCCCGAACCTGAACAGCACAGGCGTGGAactgttctctgtgttctttctaatTTACCTGCTGACCCTAACAGGCAATGTGCTGATTTTGGGGGCGGTGGGCGCCGATCAGCGTCTGCAGACGCCCATGTATTTCTTCCTGAGTAACTTGTCCTGCCTCGAGATTCTGATCACGTCTGTCATCATCCCTAAGATGCTGAGCAATTTCCTCTCGAAACAACACACCATTTCCTTTGCCGCGTGCATcgctcagttttatttttacttctttcttggGGCCTCTGAGTTCCTGCTGTTGGCGGTCATGTCTGTGGACCGCTACCTGGCCATCTGCCGTCCACTGCACTACCCCTTGCTCATGAGTGGAGCCGTGTGCGTTCGTGTAGCCCTGGCCTGCTGGGTAGGGGGACTCCTCCCTGTGCTCGGCCCCACGGTGGCCGTGGCCTTGCTTCCTTTTTGCAGACAGGGTGCTGTGGTGCAGCATTTCTTCTGCGACAGTGGCCCATTGCTGCACCTGGCGTGCACCAACACCACGAAACTGGAGGAGGCCGACTTTGCTCTGGCCTTTCTGGTCATTGTGTCCTCCCTCGCCATCACCGCCGCGTCCTATGGCcgaatagtcctggctgtcctacgGATTCCTTCCGCTTCGGGCCGGCAgaaagccttctccacctgcagcTCGCATCTGATGGTGGTCACCCTCTTCTACGGCAGTGCAATGTTTCTCTATGTGCGGCCGTCCCAGAGCGGCTCCGTGGACGCTAACTGGTCAGTGACTGTGATAACCACGTTTGTGACGCCCCTGCTGAACCCGGTGATCTACGCCTTGCGCAACGATCGAGTCAAGGAAGCTTTGACAGACATGTTCAGGAAGGCCAGAGCAGCGCTCTCAGAAAATTCCTTCCTTTCCGAAAGTttgaggaagaagacagtgagCTGA
- the Rnase12 gene encoding probable inactive ribonuclease-like protein 12 isoform X1: MLPVRARARRAGVKARDVKGLLPLMVLMVIVYLLLLLWENELTEDVMLTSIEHLHVDYPQNTAPLRYCNYMILQRVIREPNHTCKKLHVFIHERPQKINSVCTSSKKKSCPNYSEIFCFQSETRFRMTVCQLIDGTRYPACRYHISPIEGFILVTCDDLGPVNFQGYIE, from the exons ATGTTACCTGTGAGAGCAAGAGCGAGGAGGGCAG GAGTTAAAGCCAGAGACGTGAAAGGGCTCTTGCCCTTGATGGTGCTAATGGTGATTGTCTACTTGTTGCTCCTGCTCTGGGAAAACGAGCTGACCGAGGACGTCATGCTGACATCCATCGAGCATTTGCACGTGGACTACCCTCAGAACACGGCCCCCCTGCGGTACTGCAACTATATGATCCTACAGAGAGTCATCCGGGAACCCAACCACACGTGCAAAAAGCTGCACGTCTTCATTCACGAGAGGCCACAGAAAATCAACAGCGTCTGCACGTCCTCAAAGAAGAAGAGCTGCCCAAACTACTCGGAGattttctgcttccagagtgAGACAAGATTCAGAATGACAGTCTGTCAGCTCATTGACGGCACCAGATACCCCGCTTGCAGGTACCACATCTCCCCTATAGAGGGGTTCATCCTTGTCACCTGTGATGACTTAGGACCGGTTAATTTTCAGGGGTACATTGAATAA
- the Rnase12 gene encoding probable inactive ribonuclease-like protein 12 isoform X2 produces the protein MVLMVIVYLLLLLWENELTEDVMLTSIEHLHVDYPQNTAPLRYCNYMILQRVIREPNHTCKKLHVFIHERPQKINSVCTSSKKKSCPNYSEIFCFQSETRFRMTVCQLIDGTRYPACRYHISPIEGFILVTCDDLGPVNFQGYIE, from the coding sequence ATGGTGCTAATGGTGATTGTCTACTTGTTGCTCCTGCTCTGGGAAAACGAGCTGACCGAGGACGTCATGCTGACATCCATCGAGCATTTGCACGTGGACTACCCTCAGAACACGGCCCCCCTGCGGTACTGCAACTATATGATCCTACAGAGAGTCATCCGGGAACCCAACCACACGTGCAAAAAGCTGCACGTCTTCATTCACGAGAGGCCACAGAAAATCAACAGCGTCTGCACGTCCTCAAAGAAGAAGAGCTGCCCAAACTACTCGGAGattttctgcttccagagtgAGACAAGATTCAGAATGACAGTCTGTCAGCTCATTGACGGCACCAGATACCCCGCTTGCAGGTACCACATCTCCCCTATAGAGGGGTTCATCCTTGTCACCTGTGATGACTTAGGACCGGTTAATTTTCAGGGGTACATTGAATAA
- the Rnase11 gene encoding LOW QUALITY PROTEIN: probable ribonuclease 11 (The sequence of the model RefSeq protein was modified relative to this genomic sequence to represent the inferred CDS: inserted 1 base in 1 codon; substituted 1 base at 1 genomic stop codon), whose protein sequence is MEKGYSLGFMWLSRARSCVGSKSVTVKNVLGGRTWTFVEIVPPPRSYFVIRKGHTLSKDXNCLSGLRVWXKVLDMNESCLLGFIHGSTNRVHGVPKAASWKCGQTPSLSRCESLGLEHSVCKITAGQQCPRCQGYSVTSFKRILTVLTSHSLWP, encoded by the exons ATGGAGAAAGGTTACAGCCTGGGCTTTATGTGGCTATCACGTGCCAGGTCCTGCGTGGGCAGTAAGAGTGTAACAGTAAAAAACGTGCTGGGTGGGAGGACGTGGACCTTCGTGGAGATTGTGCCCCCTCCA AGGTCTTATTTTGTCATCCGCAAGGGACACACTTTGAGTAAAG CAAACTGTCTAAGTGGGCTGAGAGTCTGGTGAAAAGTGCTGGACATGAATGAGTCATGCCTGTTGGGCTTCATACATGGCTCCACCAATAGGGTACATGGAGTTCCCAAGGCCGCCAGCTGGAAATGTGGACAAACTCCCAGCCTAAGCCGCTGTGAGAGCCTAGGACTGGAACATAGCGTCTGCAAGATCACCGCAGGCCAGCAGTGCCCCAGGTGTCAGGGGTACAGTGTCACCTCATTCAAGAGGATCTTGACAGTGCTGACCAGCCATTCTCTGTGGCCCTAA